A genomic region of Arachis hypogaea cultivar Tifrunner chromosome 5, arahy.Tifrunner.gnm2.J5K5, whole genome shotgun sequence contains the following coding sequences:
- the LOC112800143 gene encoding uncharacterized protein — protein MDNDGGGGQGNPLSNNIVVLLLAMGSAAFVVSIYHLIAICFCNNRQNSNNNEQNLHQQDGGEPSTSTSVAHLIPSHKYHKKKVNENSEADDQGGGSGGTCAVCLGDFEEDEELKTLPECMHSFHVPCIDMWLYSHTSCPVCRATATPSPVGLNHGPLNVFGDDSGYGLNNNNNARQGIDMVQIAVVQSGFVRR, from the coding sequence GATAACGATGGTGGTGGTGGCCAAGGTAATCCATTATCTAACAACATTGTTGTGTTACTTCTTGCAATGGGTTCAGCTGCTTTTGTTGTCTCAATTTACCATCTCATAGCAATTTGTTTTTGCAATAACCggcaaaattcaaataataatgagCAAAATCTACATCAACAAGATGGTGGTGAACCAAGCACTTCTACTTCTGTGGCGCATTTGATTCCGTCGCATAAGTATCACAAGAAAAAGGTTAATGAGAACAGCGAGGCCGACGATCAAGGTGGCGGCAGTGGCGGTACTTGTGCCGTGTGTTTGGGAGATTTTGAAGAGGATGAGGAGTTGAAGACTTTGCCGGAGTGCATGCACTCTTTTCACGTGCCATGCATTGATATGTGGCTCTATTCTCATACAAGTTGTCCCGTTTGCCGCGCCACCGCCACGCCGTCGCCGGTGGGGCTCAACCATGGCCCTTTAAATGTTTTTGGTGATGATAGTGGTTATggcttgaataataataataatgcacgcCAAGGCATTGATATGGTGCAAATTGCTGTTGTCCAAAGTGGTTTTGTTCGAAGGTGA